The following proteins are encoded in a genomic region of Candida albicans SC5314 chromosome 4, complete sequence:
- a CDS encoding RNA-binding signal recognition particle subunit (Ortholog(s) have 7S RNA binding activity, role in SRP-dependent cotranslational protein targeting to membrane, translocation and nucleolus, signal recognition particle, endoplasmic reticulum targeting localization): MTRLDNSQFLKQVETLTQSNNGKSSIYLTQKRLSPSLSSITTTTTAEDESINDLPTNVITPTPKTTTTTTTINNDSKYPLLIRLSMNSSDNKIKTKTKTKTDSKVQKKKERVKISTVVELDQLNEFWDQYIQILKSGFYWIEKEER; encoded by the coding sequence ATGACAAGATTAGATAATTCACAATTTCTAAAACAAGTTGAAACTTTAAcacaatcaaataatggtaaatcatcaatatatCTAACTCAAAAAAGATTATCaccatcattatcatcaataacaacaaccacaactgCAGAAGATGAAAGTATAAATGATTTACCAACAAATGTAATCACCCCAACTCCGAaaactaccaccaccaccactacaattaataatgattcgAAATATCCTTTATTGATTAGATTATCAATGAATTCAAgtgataataaaatcaagACCAAgaccaaaaccaaaactgACAGTAAAGtccaaaagaagaaggaaagaGTTAAAATATCAACGGTGGTAGAATTagatcaattgaatgaattttgggatcaatatattcaaatattaaaatctGGATTTTATTggattgaaaaagaagaaagataa